A stretch of DNA from Halodesulfovibrio sp. MK-HDV:
AGTTACTTCAGTCTCCTACATTTAAAGCACGAATTGAAGCGCTCGGCGGGTATGAGACCTCTTTGACAGGAAACATTATGGAGCCGGGAATCGGCCTTGGAGAATAGTGTGAAATTTTACAGTCCGGCATTCGCCGCTACAGAAGAAATTCCGGAAAAATACACCTGCGACGGTGAAGATATTTCGCCACCGCTTAAATGGTCTGATCTTCCGGAAGGCACAAAAAGCCTCACCATAATCTGTGATGATCCAGATGCGCCTTCCGGCGTATGGGATCACTGGCTGATATTCAACATCAGTCCTGAGATCACAGGACTTGAGGAAGACACCCCAAAAGTTTTTGATCCATTCAGAGGTATCGGGCACGGTATCAACAGTTGGAACAACTCATATTACGGTGGCCCTTGTCCGCCATCCGGTCAGCACCGCTATTACTTCAAGCTCTATGCGCTTGATG
This window harbors:
- a CDS encoding YbhB/YbcL family Raf kinase inhibitor-like protein; translated protein: MKFYSPAFAATEEIPEKYTCDGEDISPPLKWSDLPEGTKSLTIICDDPDAPSGVWDHWLIFNISPEITGLEEDTPKVFDPFRGIGHGINSWNNSYYGGPCPPSGQHRYYFKLYALDAKLRIKPGSGKGAILRAMEGHVLEKAHFFGVYSQKK